One segment of Capnocytophaga sp. oral taxon 878 DNA contains the following:
- the rpsG gene encoding 30S ribosomal protein S7, with translation MRKRQAKKRPLLPDPKFNDQLVTRFVNNLMWDGKKSVAFKVFYDALDIVEQKKNNDEKTSLEVWKDALTNVMPHVEVRSRRVGGATFQIPMQIRPDRKVSMAMKWLIGYARKRNEKSMAQKLAAEIIAASKEEGAAVKKKMDTHRMAEANKAFSHFRF, from the coding sequence ATGAGAAAAAGACAGGCTAAAAAACGCCCCCTGTTACCAGATCCAAAGTTTAATGACCAGTTGGTTACACGTTTCGTGAATAACTTGATGTGGGATGGTAAAAAATCGGTGGCTTTTAAAGTGTTTTATGATGCGTTAGATATCGTAGAACAAAAGAAAAATAATGACGAGAAGACTTCGTTAGAGGTTTGGAAGGATGCTCTTACTAATGTAATGCCTCACGTGGAGGTGCGCTCACGCCGAGTAGGAGGTGCTACTTTCCAAATCCCAATGCAAATCCGTCCTGACCGCAAAGTGTCAATGGCTATGAAATGGCTTATCGGTTATGCACGTAAACGCAACGAGAAATCTATGGCTCAAAAATTAGCAGCTGAAATTATCGCCGCTTCAAAAGAAGAAGGTGCAGCTGTGAAAAAGAAAATGGATACGCACCGTATGGCAGAAGCTAACAAAGCGTTCTCACACTTTAGATTTTAA
- the rpsL gene encoding 30S ribosomal protein S12 produces MPTISQLVRKGRTRITKKSKSVALDSCPQRRGVCTRVYTTTPKKPNSAMRKVARVRLTNGNEVNAYIPGEGHNLQEHSIVLVRGGRVKDLPGVRYHIVRGALDTAGVAGRTQRRSKYGAKRPKPGQAAAAPAKGKKK; encoded by the coding sequence ATGCCAACAATTTCACAATTAGTACGAAAAGGAAGAACCAGAATTACCAAGAAGAGTAAATCGGTTGCTTTGGATTCGTGCCCACAACGCCGAGGTGTATGTACACGTGTGTATACCACAACGCCTAAAAAACCGAACTCAGCAATGCGTAAAGTAGCGCGTGTTCGTTTAACAAATGGCAACGAGGTGAACGCCTACATACCAGGTGAGGGACACAACCTTCAAGAGCACTCGATAGTATTGGTACGAGGCGGAAGGGTGAAAGATTTGCCAGGTGTTAGATACCACATTGTGCGTGGTGCTTTGGATACTGCCGGAGTAGCTGGTAGAACACAACGCCGCTCTAAATACGGTGCTAAACGCCCTAAACCAGGTCAAGCCGCTGCTGCACCAGCTAAAGGTAAGAAAAAGTAA
- the pheT gene encoding phenylalanine--tRNA ligase subunit beta, which translates to MKISYNWLKQYLKLDLPAEETGIILTDLGLEVEGIEPYESVKGGLKGVVVGHVLECEKHPNADKLKITKVDVGAEAPLQIVCGAPNVAQGQKVPVATIGTVLYDKEGNPFEIKKGKIRGEESYGMICAEDELGLGESHDGIMVLDDKYPVGTPCCKVFEVETDEVFEIGLTPNRADAMSHYGVARDLRAGLIQRGTQLELITPSVTKFHVDNRSGKVDIEVTDKKLVPRYTGVTISNLRVTESPAWLQNRLKAIGITPKNNVVDATNYVLHALGQPLHAFDADHIIGRKIVVKTAEEGAKFTTLDGVQRILSSEDIMICDAEKPLCIAGVLGGENSGVSYSTRNVFLESAYFDPVAVRKTAKRHSISTDASYRFERGINIEDCKYALMYAAVLIENIAGGVISSDVIDFYPKKIEDFQVFLAFDKVDKLIGQKIPHDTIKSILHSLDIKVNSLTERGLGLVIPSYRVDVQREADVIEEILRIYGYNNISFSEKINASMSHSSKYDDHNVQNVVATQLIGQGFTEIMTNSLVSEKEITTYTQQPETAVKLLNPLSADLGYMRKNLLFSGLEVIAYNNNRKRTDLKLFEFGKNYHFTEGKYTESKHLAIYLTGNTQSEHWGATAQKTTFFQLKGVVETLFERLGLKDIKALPLEENDAIASEGFRWQLGDTLIGTIGVVKGKVLKNFSIKQEVLVADLNWEVILHQVQDHKVIYKEIAKYPEVRRDLALLLDEKVTFADLYKVALSAEKDILKSINLFDVYQGDKLPQGKKSYAVSFVLQDEKKTLTDKQIDKTMQRLQTAFESQLGAALRD; encoded by the coding sequence ATGAAAATATCCTATAACTGGTTGAAACAATATTTGAAGTTAGACCTCCCTGCCGAAGAAACAGGCATTATCCTTACCGATCTCGGCTTAGAAGTAGAGGGTATTGAACCCTATGAAAGTGTTAAAGGAGGACTCAAAGGCGTAGTAGTAGGACACGTGTTAGAATGTGAAAAACACCCCAACGCCGATAAACTCAAAATTACCAAAGTGGATGTAGGTGCCGAGGCACCTTTGCAAATAGTATGCGGTGCTCCCAATGTAGCACAAGGACAAAAAGTACCCGTAGCTACCATCGGCACAGTACTATATGATAAAGAAGGTAACCCCTTTGAAATTAAAAAAGGAAAAATACGTGGCGAAGAAAGCTACGGTATGATTTGCGCTGAAGACGAACTCGGCTTGGGCGAAAGTCACGATGGTATTATGGTACTTGATGATAAATACCCTGTGGGTACTCCTTGCTGTAAGGTCTTTGAGGTCGAAACCGATGAGGTGTTTGAAATAGGTCTTACCCCCAACCGTGCCGATGCTATGAGCCATTATGGGGTAGCTCGTGATCTCCGTGCTGGCTTAATACAAAGAGGTACTCAGCTGGAACTTATCACCCCTTCAGTAACCAAATTCCATGTCGATAACCGCTCTGGTAAAGTCGATATCGAAGTAACCGATAAAAAACTTGTTCCACGTTACACTGGGGTAACCATTAGTAACCTGCGCGTAACCGAATCTCCAGCTTGGCTGCAAAACCGCTTGAAAGCTATAGGTATCACTCCCAAAAATAATGTAGTCGATGCTACTAATTATGTGCTACACGCTTTAGGACAACCACTACACGCTTTTGATGCCGATCATATAATAGGACGAAAAATAGTAGTAAAAACAGCCGAAGAAGGAGCTAAGTTCACCACTCTTGATGGGGTACAACGCATCCTTAGTAGTGAGGACATAATGATTTGCGATGCCGAAAAACCTTTGTGCATAGCAGGGGTGTTAGGCGGAGAAAATTCAGGTGTGAGCTACTCTACTCGCAATGTGTTTCTAGAAAGTGCCTACTTTGATCCTGTAGCAGTACGCAAAACGGCCAAACGTCACAGCATCAGTACCGATGCTTCATACCGTTTTGAACGTGGTATCAATATCGAAGACTGTAAGTATGCCTTAATGTATGCTGCAGTACTTATTGAAAATATAGCAGGGGGTGTCATCTCTTCTGATGTGATTGATTTCTATCCTAAAAAGATAGAAGATTTTCAGGTGTTCCTTGCTTTTGATAAAGTAGATAAACTCATTGGGCAGAAAATACCTCATGATACTATTAAGTCAATATTGCACTCACTTGATATTAAGGTGAATTCACTTACCGAACGCGGTTTGGGCTTAGTCATTCCTTCTTATAGGGTCGATGTACAACGTGAGGCTGATGTAATTGAGGAAATATTGCGTATCTACGGATATAATAACATTAGTTTTTCCGAAAAAATTAATGCTTCTATGTCCCACTCTAGCAAGTATGATGATCATAATGTGCAGAATGTAGTAGCTACCCAGCTTATAGGGCAGGGCTTTACCGAGATAATGACCAATAGTTTGGTCTCCGAAAAAGAGATCACTACCTATACACAGCAGCCCGAAACAGCAGTGAAGTTACTTAACCCTCTAAGTGCCGATTTGGGGTATATGCGCAAAAACTTGCTCTTCTCTGGTTTGGAAGTAATAGCTTATAATAACAACCGTAAGCGCACCGATTTAAAGTTGTTTGAATTTGGTAAGAACTATCACTTCACCGAAGGTAAATATACCGAAAGTAAGCACTTAGCTATTTACCTCACAGGTAATACTCAGTCAGAGCATTGGGGGGCAACAGCTCAAAAAACTACTTTCTTCCAATTAAAAGGAGTAGTCGAAACTCTCTTTGAACGTTTAGGTCTTAAAGATATTAAAGCCCTACCTCTTGAAGAGAATGATGCAATAGCTTCCGAAGGGTTCCGTTGGCAGTTAGGCGATACTCTTATAGGTACTATAGGGGTGGTTAAAGGTAAAGTACTCAAAAACTTTTCTATAAAGCAAGAAGTCCTCGTAGCCGATCTTAATTGGGAAGTAATACTACACCAGGTACAAGATCATAAGGTGATTTATAAAGAGATTGCCAAATATCCCGAAGTACGCCGTGATTTAGCTCTTTTGTTAGATGAAAAGGTAACTTTTGCCGATTTGTATAAAGTAGCGCTAAGTGCTGAAAAAGATATTCTAAAAAGCATCAACCTATTTGATGTATATCAGGGTGATAAATTACCACAAGGTAAGAAAAGCTATGCCGTAAGCTTCGTGCTGCAGGACGAGAAGAAAACCCTTACCGATAAACAAATAGACAAAACAATGCAGCGCCTACAAACAGCTTTTGAAAGCCAGTTAGGAGCAGCACTACGTGATTAA